The proteins below come from a single Pedobacter aquae genomic window:
- a CDS encoding SusC/RagA family TonB-linked outer membrane protein — MNANRNPLIILDNFPFEGELNSINPNDIASVSILKDAAAASIWGARAGNGVIVITTKRGKLNQSMQLSFNNNINITAKPRLFDDPIMSSSDYIDNEIDLFSRGYFTSLENNVRRPALSPVVELLIARREGRITEAALNSQINNLKQLDVRNDYLDAVYRREVNQQYALNLKGGSAKHSYFISAGYDKGLQALRSNSSQRSTLRMNNSYKPLKGLELQSNLQYSFNQQEGQSRSAAMGYGRLLIGNRQLYPYARLINEDGSPAIIEKDFRSRSIAAIGNNQLLDWNYRPLDELNFPGETQHNQTLIADLAARYQVLSWLSAELKYQYQQGVTDREDLNTAASYFSRNLINRYSQVSGNLLNRPIPLGGILDEFRSNQQAHSGRAQLGFDKAWTNHEIHAIAGAEIRQAASSFSSNRAYGYDENVLTAIPVDYITLFPGFQNLSPSARIPYVGAFGETLNRYVSYYANAAYTYQQRYTISTSVRKDASNIFGVRTNEKGVPLWSAGALWNIAKEDFYALDWLPQLKLRGSYGFAGNIDNSLSALTTLTYFSGANPITNLPYANISSPPNGELRWEKVGTFNAGLDFASKNNRISGSFDIYSKRTTDLLGIEPANPFTGFTTLTLNGASSKGSGWELQLNSLNTTGKLAWTSNLSLAHSRSEITRYKADVFVSGLVGNGISLNPVENYPVFPLFSYRWRGLDGQNGDPVGELAGVNSKDYAAIVNNTPLDELVLHGSAIPLYNGAFRNTLTYGAFSLSMNITFRLDYYFRSRSISYTELYANGKGHADYAKRWQQAGDEAFTQVPSKIYPAIANRDIFYNNSEITVSKGDHIRLQDIRFGWQLLPKPTKKLPFRRLELFTYANNLGIIWRASEGNIDPDYGFDSIAPSAIYALGLRAEF; from the coding sequence ATCAATGCCAACCGTAATCCACTTATCATCTTAGATAACTTCCCTTTTGAGGGTGAGCTAAACAGCATCAATCCTAATGATATTGCTTCGGTAAGTATTCTTAAAGATGCTGCTGCGGCATCTATCTGGGGAGCAAGAGCAGGTAATGGCGTGATTGTCATCACCACTAAAAGAGGAAAGCTCAACCAAAGCATGCAGCTCAGTTTTAATAACAATATCAATATCACTGCAAAGCCGCGGCTCTTTGATGATCCTATCATGAGCAGTAGCGATTATATAGACAATGAGATAGATTTATTTTCAAGAGGCTATTTCACAAGCTTAGAGAATAATGTACGCAGACCAGCATTAAGCCCAGTAGTAGAATTGTTAATCGCCAGAAGAGAAGGACGTATCACAGAAGCAGCACTCAATAGCCAAATCAATAACTTAAAGCAATTAGATGTCAGAAACGATTATCTAGATGCGGTATACAGAAGAGAAGTGAACCAGCAGTATGCCCTAAACTTAAAAGGAGGAAGTGCTAAGCATAGCTATTTCATTTCGGCAGGATATGACAAAGGCTTACAAGCTTTAAGAAGCAATAGCAGCCAGCGTAGCACCTTAAGGATGAACAATAGCTATAAACCCTTAAAAGGCTTAGAACTACAAAGTAACCTGCAATACAGTTTTAACCAACAAGAAGGGCAAAGCCGCTCGGCAGCTATGGGTTATGGTCGCCTGCTGATAGGTAACCGTCAGTTATACCCTTATGCCCGCCTGATAAATGAAGATGGTAGCCCCGCTATCATAGAAAAGGATTTCCGTAGCAGAAGTATTGCTGCCATAGGTAATAACCAATTGCTTGATTGGAATTACCGTCCGCTAGATGAGCTTAACTTTCCGGGAGAAACGCAGCATAACCAAACATTAATAGCAGATTTAGCTGCCCGCTATCAGGTTTTAAGCTGGTTATCAGCAGAACTGAAATATCAATATCAACAAGGTGTAACGGATAGAGAAGACCTCAACACCGCTGCATCCTATTTTAGCAGGAATTTAATCAACCGTTACAGCCAAGTCTCAGGGAATTTGCTCAACAGGCCCATTCCCTTAGGAGGCATCTTAGATGAATTTAGGTCGAACCAGCAAGCCCATTCAGGAAGGGCACAACTAGGTTTTGATAAAGCCTGGACAAATCATGAAATCCATGCTATTGCAGGAGCAGAAATCAGGCAAGCTGCCAGTAGCTTTAGCAGCAATAGAGCTTATGGTTATGATGAGAATGTCTTAACGGCTATTCCAGTAGATTATATAACGCTATTCCCGGGCTTCCAAAACTTATCACCATCGGCAAGAATACCTTATGTTGGTGCATTTGGAGAAACACTCAATAGGTATGTTTCTTATTATGCAAATGCCGCTTATACCTATCAACAACGTTATACCATTTCTACAAGTGTGCGTAAAGATGCATCAAACATTTTTGGAGTACGTACCAATGAGAAAGGCGTACCACTATGGTCGGCAGGTGCTTTATGGAATATAGCCAAAGAAGATTTCTATGCGTTAGACTGGTTACCACAGCTTAAGCTAAGAGGCTCTTATGGCTTTGCAGGTAATATAGATAATAGCTTATCGGCACTCACAACGCTCACTTATTTTAGTGGAGCAAACCCAATTACCAATTTACCCTATGCCAATATCTCAAGTCCGCCCAATGGCGAACTTAGATGGGAGAAAGTAGGAACCTTTAATGCTGGGCTAGACTTTGCCAGTAAGAATAACCGTATCAGCGGTAGTTTTGATATCTATAGCAAAAGAACTACAGATCTTTTAGGGATAGAACCTGCAAACCCATTCACAGGATTTACAACTTTGACGCTCAACGGAGCATCCAGCAAGGGTAGTGGTTGGGAGCTACAGCTCAATAGCCTGAATACAACAGGTAAACTAGCATGGACAAGTAATCTTTCCTTAGCACATAGTCGTTCAGAAATCACCCGATATAAAGCAGATGTTTTTGTATCTGGTCTGGTAGGGAATGGAATATCACTCAATCCGGTAGAAAACTATCCGGTATTTCCACTTTTTAGTTATAGATGGAGAGGTTTAGATGGGCAAAATGGAGACCCGGTAGGTGAACTAGCCGGAGTAAATAGTAAAGATTATGCCGCTATAGTGAACAATACTCCACTAGATGAATTGGTCCTGCATGGTTCAGCAATTCCTTTATACAATGGAGCATTCCGTAATACTTTAACCTATGGAGCTTTTAGCCTATCCATGAATATCACTTTTAGACTGGATTACTATTTCAGGAGCAGAAGTATCAGCTATACGGAACTCTATGCCAATGGAAAAGGTCATGCCGATTATGCCAAACGCTGGCAACAAGCCGGAGATGAAGCTTTTACCCAAGTACCATCAAAGATTTATCCTGCTATAGCCAACAGGGATATATTTTATAACAACTCTGAAATCACGGTCAGTAAAGGCGACCATATTCGCCTGCAAGATATACGTTTTGGATGGCAGCTTTTACCCAAGCCAACTAAGAAATTACCTTTTAGAAGATTGGAGCTTTTTACTTATGCCAATAACCTGGGAATCATTTGGAGAGCAAGTGAAGGGAATATAGACCCCGATTATGGTTTTGATAGCATAGCACCTTCAGCCATTTATGCATTAGGATTAAGAGCAGAATTTTAA
- a CDS encoding RagB/SusD family nutrient uptake outer membrane protein, translating to MKTSIHKQRKHSLASLNMKLIIKVKLILLMIGISLSSCQDFLEAKPDKSLAVPTSLRDMNAILDNNTTNFYSFIAEVAADNFYHTEALWNAVPTERDRNIYIWENTAADGDGGTLAGRYRTIFNANIVLETLPEISIQESEREEYKRIQGFAYFARGYALLEMAQLFTEPYQESIAATAKGLPLKLSADVNEPSPRASLEETYKRIEGDLKQAAQLLPAQSSSPTRANKAAAYAVLARMYLYQRKYPQAGLYADSSLQVNNQLLDYKTINNSATPFPIFNREKLFYAYASSSNVTVARAKVDTLLYASYANGDRRKLLFFRRNADNSYAFQGSYAQSTITFAMGPTTAEMYLTRAESRARAGNKDEALQDLNTLMRNRWDNTFVPFTAANANEALRLILAERRKELIFRGLRWADLRRLNFEPEFAQVLQRKLGNRTFTLLPNDKRYVFPIPESIIQLSGIAQNDR from the coding sequence ATGAAAACAAGTATACACAAACAAAGAAAACATAGCCTAGCAAGTTTAAACATGAAGCTTATCATCAAGGTAAAACTCATCCTATTGATGATAGGTATCAGCCTAAGCAGCTGTCAGGATTTCTTAGAAGCCAAGCCAGATAAAAGTTTGGCAGTACCAACCAGTTTAAGAGATATGAATGCTATATTGGATAACAATACCACCAACTTTTATTCCTTTATAGCAGAAGTAGCGGCAGATAACTTCTATCATACCGAAGCTTTATGGAATGCTGTACCCACAGAAAGAGACCGGAATATTTATATCTGGGAAAATACGGCAGCAGATGGAGATGGCGGAACATTGGCCGGACGGTACAGAACCATTTTTAATGCCAATATTGTTTTAGAAACCCTTCCGGAAATAAGCATTCAAGAATCTGAACGGGAAGAATATAAGCGTATACAAGGCTTTGCCTATTTCGCCAGAGGCTATGCGCTTTTAGAAATGGCGCAACTTTTTACAGAGCCTTATCAGGAAAGTATAGCCGCTACGGCTAAAGGATTACCCTTAAAATTAAGTGCTGATGTAAATGAGCCAAGTCCTAGGGCTAGTTTAGAAGAAACTTATAAACGTATAGAAGGTGATTTGAAACAGGCAGCACAATTATTGCCAGCTCAAAGCAGCTCGCCAACAAGAGCCAATAAAGCGGCAGCTTATGCTGTACTAGCGAGAATGTATCTTTACCAGCGTAAATATCCGCAAGCAGGTTTATATGCCGATTCCTCTTTACAAGTAAATAATCAGCTTTTAGACTATAAAACCATCAATAACAGCGCAACGCCTTTCCCTATTTTCAATCGTGAAAAGTTATTTTATGCCTATGCTAGCTCCAGTAATGTAACAGTAGCTAGAGCCAAGGTAGACACCTTGCTTTATGCTAGTTATGCCAACGGCGACCGTAGGAAGTTACTTTTCTTCAGAAGAAACGCTGATAACAGCTATGCCTTTCAAGGAAGTTATGCGCAGAGCACCATTACTTTTGCAATGGGGCCCACTACCGCAGAAATGTATTTAACAAGGGCCGAGAGTAGGGCAAGGGCAGGTAATAAAGATGAAGCCCTACAAGATTTAAATACCCTGATGCGAAACCGTTGGGACAATACATTTGTGCCTTTTACAGCAGCAAACGCCAATGAGGCATTAAGACTCATCTTAGCTGAAAGAAGAAAAGAATTGATATTTAGAGGGTTAAGATGGGCTGATTTAAGACGTTTAAATTTTGAGCCAGAATTTGCTCAGGTATTACAAAGAAAATTAGGAAACCGAACGTTTACCTTGTTACCCAATGATAAGCGTTATGTTTTTCCGATACCAGAAAGTATCATACAATTATCAGGAATAGCACAAAATGATAGATAG
- a CDS encoding LytTR family transcriptional regulator DNA-binding domain-containing protein has translation MKQKSLIPEAKSEKYFPFYLRLLVPLLVSHYLIVVPQTKSFWQIMQQTNYYVAMLYSTGIAVFIIQSVHLISIYLDHRLPWEENWYKRLLYQCLLGLIFILLLNYLAIRLYFWVFNNDFKASGYMQIEFQIVLWMLLSLNIIYVSWYYIRLHQKQIASREKPDVFIEGNLGNKVFKINSKDIAAIIKKGNVGIIYTQNQRSYTSNDAIQLHMQKLDKAHFIQINRSEIYSRSVITGYERLSNFRCRLQLQYISEVQQEPIVARQRLKYFLNWFEEEELTN, from the coding sequence ATGAAACAAAAAAGCCTCATTCCTGAAGCTAAATCCGAGAAATATTTTCCTTTTTATCTTCGTTTGTTAGTTCCATTACTTGTATCACACTATTTAATCGTAGTTCCACAAACAAAATCTTTTTGGCAAATCATGCAACAGACAAATTATTATGTTGCTATGCTTTACAGTACTGGTATTGCTGTTTTTATCATACAAAGTGTTCACCTTATCAGTATTTATTTAGATCATCGTTTACCTTGGGAAGAGAATTGGTATAAAAGATTGTTATATCAATGCTTACTGGGCCTAATATTCATCTTACTCTTAAACTATTTAGCTATAAGGTTATATTTCTGGGTTTTCAATAATGATTTTAAGGCGAGCGGTTATATGCAGATAGAATTCCAGATTGTGTTATGGATGCTATTAAGCTTGAATATTATTTATGTGAGCTGGTATTATATACGTTTACATCAAAAGCAAATTGCATCAAGAGAAAAACCTGATGTTTTTATAGAAGGGAACTTAGGAAATAAGGTGTTTAAAATCAATTCAAAAGACATTGCAGCTATCATAAAAAAAGGAAATGTAGGTATTATATATACCCAAAACCAAAGGTCTTACACAAGTAACGATGCTATTCAGCTTCACATGCAAAAATTAGATAAAGCACATTTTATACAAATCAATAGATCAGAAATTTATTCCCGCTCTGTTATTACGGGTTACGAAAGATTAAGCAATTTTCGTTGTCGCTTACAGTTACAATATATATCAGAAGTACAACAAGAACCCATAGTGGCTCGTCAAAGATTGAAGTATTTTTTAAACTGGTTTGAAGAAGAAGAGCTAACAAATTAG
- a CDS encoding helix-turn-helix domain-containing protein, translating into MTKFFKLINILLNVETLLQQILTTLNKQQELEQEEEWMDAYEVRDFFKIHRSTLYRWQCEKIIEPSRMGRKNMYRKSHIQRILEQSHRDT; encoded by the coding sequence ATGACAAAATTTTTTAAACTCATTAACATACTGTTAAATGTAGAAACGTTACTCCAACAAATACTTACTACTTTAAATAAACAACAGGAATTAGAACAAGAAGAAGAATGGATGGATGCTTATGAAGTAAGAGACTTTTTTAAAATTCATCGGAGTACTCTTTACCGTTGGCAGTGTGAAAAAATTATAGAGCCTAGCAGGATGGGCAGAAAAAATATGTACAGAAAATCCCATATCCAAAGAATTTTAGAACAAAGCCACAGAGATACCTGA
- a CDS encoding DUF6266 family protein yields MAFIKSDSFYAGLSGKVGDLIFCKGTKGTIVRRASQNKSNHHPTPGQEECRSRFVMANKFLLTAAHVLKMGAIENEEIEVQKRNRSAIRKSIVGGVYPHLFIDFSKLILTKGKMSLPDKLNIKLKEHKLEISWNSRKVNTQSELIIACYSAIQNCWITQLIKFRKDEQSHHFTIPNSLHEGFECYAFVRAINRQAVSNSKYFGGFQCIV; encoded by the coding sequence ATGGCATTCATAAAATCAGACAGCTTCTATGCAGGTCTTTCAGGGAAAGTAGGTGACCTTATATTCTGTAAGGGTACAAAAGGCACCATCGTAAGAAGAGCTTCACAAAATAAATCTAATCATCATCCAACACCAGGGCAAGAAGAATGTAGAAGCCGTTTTGTAATGGCCAATAAATTTCTACTCACAGCAGCTCATGTCCTTAAAATGGGAGCTATAGAAAATGAAGAAATTGAAGTCCAAAAAAGGAATCGTTCTGCAATTAGAAAAAGTATTGTAGGTGGGGTTTATCCTCATTTATTTATTGATTTTTCTAAACTCATTCTCACTAAAGGAAAGATGAGTTTACCTGATAAACTCAACATAAAACTGAAAGAGCATAAGCTCGAAATCAGTTGGAATAGCAGAAAAGTTAACACGCAAAGTGAACTCATTATTGCTTGCTACAGCGCCATTCAAAACTGCTGGATAACACAGCTTATAAAATTCAGAAAAGATGAACAAAGTCATCATTTTACAATTCCAAATAGCCTCCATGAAGGTTTCGAATGTTACGCCTTTGTAAGAGCTATAAACAGACAAGCGGTATCCAACAGTAAGTACTTCGGAGGTTTCCAATGCATAGTATAA
- a CDS encoding CHAP domain-containing protein codes for MAKNHHLFKFLFVFTLWLYLHTHSHSVKAGTLSANRTKLKRIYSQEIGIREKSNRNDGSQVESYLKYTGHSKGAPWCAAFVSWCLGQAGISNPQTAWSPALLPAKRIIWENTWQKEKIQPQAGDVFGIWYASKKRIAHCGFIDAWGESIVITVEGNTNEAGSREGDGVYRKRRLKRTLYAVADWITERRVSI; via the coding sequence ATGGCAAAAAATCATCATCTATTTAAGTTTCTATTTGTTTTTACTCTATGGCTTTATCTTCACACTCATAGCCATTCTGTAAAAGCAGGAACATTATCAGCAAACAGAACAAAGTTAAAACGTATCTACAGCCAAGAAATAGGCATAAGAGAAAAAAGCAACCGTAACGACGGTAGTCAAGTAGAAAGCTATCTCAAATATACTGGCCATAGCAAAGGCGCTCCCTGGTGTGCCGCCTTTGTAAGCTGGTGCTTAGGCCAAGCAGGTATCAGTAATCCACAGACTGCATGGAGTCCGGCATTATTACCCGCAAAGCGTATCATCTGGGAAAATACTTGGCAGAAAGAAAAGATACAGCCACAGGCAGGAGATGTATTTGGTATTTGGTACGCTTCCAAAAAACGTATTGCCCATTGTGGTTTTATAGATGCATGGGGCGAAAGCATCGTGATCACCGTTGAAGGGAATACCAATGAAGCAGGAAGCAGAGAAGGTGATGGGGTTTACCGCAAGCGGAGGCTTAAACGTACTTTATATGCCGTGGCAGATTGGATTACAGAAAGGAGGGTGAGTATATGA
- a CDS encoding heavy metal translocating P-type ATPase — protein sequence MATTIKTQNFPVMGMTCAGCAISVETMLAAQEGVKQAEVNYASQSVKLSFNPELVKPQDFQKVLQGVGYDIIIDEENAQEKQEEVQQQAYHSLKHNFILAAILTTPIVVIGMFLMDMPYANELMLVLSTPVLFFYGRSFFINAYKQAKHGKANMDSLVALSTGIAYIFSVFNTFNPHFWHQRGLHPHVYFEAAAVVIVFIMLGKLLEGRAKSSTSTAIKKLMGLQPKTVIRLGARGEEEVPISQVQVGDLILIRSGEKIPVDGRVTEGNSFVDESMLSGEPIAVAKQADDIVFAGTINQKGSFKFTAEKVGEHTLLAQIIKLVQDAQGSKAPVQKLADKIAGIFVPLVMLIALLTFAIWMLFGGEHAFTQGIMAMVTVLVIACPCALGLATPTAIMVGIGKGAEQGILIKDAEALEAGHQVNAIILDKTGTITAGHPQVQQVLWSKAALNKLETYEAVLLAMEQQSEHPLAEAIISHLKQKSLPTVQPRQFNSLTGLGVEAVFEQETYVAASHKILQQQNLAIADDLQQQLLALKEQAYTLVYFANSKEVLAVVAIADEVKEGSREAIQQLQQQGIAVYMLTGDNEQTAKAVALQTGIQHYQADVLPADKAAFVDKLQQEGKVVAMIGDGINDSHALAQANVSIAMGKGSDIAIDVAKITLVSSDLRLVPKALQLSSHTVKTIRQNLFWAFIYNLIGIPLAAGILYPFNGFLLNPMLAGAAMALSSVSVVTNSLRLKYLTS from the coding sequence ATGGCAACAACAATAAAAACGCAAAACTTCCCGGTAATGGGGATGACTTGTGCGGGTTGTGCGATAAGTGTAGAGACTATGCTTGCAGCACAAGAAGGTGTAAAGCAGGCCGAGGTAAATTATGCCAGTCAATCAGTTAAGCTAAGCTTTAACCCAGAGCTGGTAAAGCCGCAAGATTTTCAGAAAGTTTTACAAGGCGTGGGTTATGATATCATTATAGACGAAGAAAATGCACAAGAAAAACAGGAAGAGGTGCAGCAGCAGGCTTACCATAGCTTAAAGCATAATTTTATTTTAGCGGCTATATTAACCACACCAATAGTGGTGATAGGGATGTTTTTGATGGATATGCCTTATGCCAATGAGCTGATGCTGGTTTTAAGCACACCTGTTTTATTCTTTTACGGCCGAAGTTTTTTCATCAATGCTTACAAACAGGCTAAACATGGCAAAGCCAATATGGATTCTTTGGTGGCTTTAAGTACAGGTATAGCTTATATTTTCAGCGTCTTTAATACTTTTAACCCACATTTTTGGCATCAAAGAGGGTTACATCCGCATGTTTATTTTGAGGCTGCGGCAGTGGTTATTGTCTTTATCATGTTGGGTAAGTTGTTAGAAGGCAGGGCAAAATCTAGCACCTCTACAGCCATCAAAAAGCTTATGGGTTTACAACCTAAAACGGTTATACGTTTAGGGGCTAGGGGCGAGGAAGAAGTGCCTATTAGCCAGGTTCAGGTAGGAGATTTAATTTTGATAAGGTCTGGCGAGAAGATACCTGTAGACGGTAGGGTAACAGAAGGCAATTCTTTTGTAGACGAGAGCATGCTTAGCGGAGAGCCTATTGCTGTAGCCAAGCAAGCAGACGATATCGTTTTTGCGGGTACCATAAACCAAAAAGGTAGCTTTAAGTTTACAGCAGAAAAGGTAGGAGAGCATACCTTATTGGCGCAAATCATCAAGCTGGTTCAGGATGCCCAAGGTTCTAAAGCGCCTGTACAAAAATTGGCAGATAAAATTGCCGGAATATTTGTTCCGTTGGTGATGCTGATAGCCCTATTAACCTTTGCCATTTGGATGCTTTTTGGCGGCGAGCATGCTTTTACACAAGGCATAATGGCTATGGTTACAGTATTGGTTATTGCTTGTCCTTGTGCTTTAGGTTTAGCCACACCAACCGCCATTATGGTGGGTATTGGTAAAGGTGCCGAGCAGGGTATACTCATTAAAGATGCCGAGGCGCTAGAAGCCGGTCACCAAGTAAATGCTATCATTTTAGATAAAACAGGAACCATTACAGCAGGACATCCTCAAGTGCAGCAAGTGCTTTGGTCAAAAGCAGCTTTGAATAAGTTGGAAACTTATGAAGCGGTTTTATTGGCGATGGAACAGCAGTCTGAACATCCATTGGCAGAGGCCATCATTAGTCATTTAAAACAAAAATCTTTGCCAACGGTACAGCCGAGACAGTTTAACAGCTTAACGGGTTTGGGTGTAGAAGCGGTTTTTGAGCAAGAAACGTATGTAGCCGCTAGCCATAAAATACTTCAGCAGCAAAATTTAGCTATCGCTGATGATTTGCAGCAGCAATTACTGGCTTTAAAAGAGCAAGCCTATACACTGGTATATTTTGCAAACAGTAAAGAAGTTTTGGCTGTTGTGGCTATCGCCGATGAGGTGAAAGAAGGCTCTAGAGAAGCTATACAGCAATTACAACAACAAGGCATTGCGGTGTATATGCTTACCGGAGATAATGAGCAAACCGCCAAAGCTGTGGCCCTACAAACAGGTATTCAGCATTATCAGGCTGATGTTTTACCTGCGGATAAAGCCGCATTTGTTGATAAATTGCAGCAAGAAGGCAAAGTGGTAGCCATGATAGGCGATGGTATCAATGATAGCCATGCTTTAGCACAGGCCAATGTATCTATTGCTATGGGTAAAGGTTCTGATATTGCCATAGATGTAGCTAAAATCACCTTGGTATCTTCAGATTTAAGGTTGGTGCCTAAAGCTTTACAGCTATCCTCACATACCGTAAAAACCATTAGGCAGAATTTGTTTTGGGCCTTTATTTATAACCTTATCGGGATACCCCTTGCGGCAGGAATTTTATATCCTTTTAACGGATTTTTATTGAACCCGATGCTGGCTGGTGCAGCAATGGCTTTAAGCTCCGTATCGGTAGTAACAAACAGTTTACGCTTAAAATATTTAACATCATAA
- a CDS encoding heavy-metal-associated domain-containing protein has product METIKFKTNIKCGGCIATVTPALNSLKGLNKWEVDTVNADKILTVEAEGISAQEIADTVKKAGFTAEQV; this is encoded by the coding sequence ATGGAAACTATAAAATTTAAAACCAATATTAAATGTGGTGGATGCATTGCCACCGTAACGCCAGCTTTAAATAGCCTTAAGGGACTTAACAAATGGGAAGTTGATACCGTTAATGCGGATAAAATACTAACCGTAGAAGCAGAAGGAATTAGCGCCCAGGAAATTGCCGATACGGTAAAGAAGGCGGGTTTTACCGCAGAGCAAGTTTAG
- a CDS encoding GTP-binding protein produces the protein MNKKLPVTVLSGFLGSGKTTLLNHILHHKENLKVAVIVNDMSEVNIDARLVKNEATLSRTEEKLVEMSNGCICCTLREDLMIEVEKLANEGKFDYLLIESTGISEPIPVAQTFTFKDEEKGIDLSRFSYIDQMITVVDAYNFFKDFGTSELLKDRQLTEMEDDNRTIVNLLTDQIEFANTIILNKVDLVKPADVALLKALINKLNPDAGVIETVFSKVNIHDILYTHQFDFEKASSSAGWQKELEQEHIPETEEYGISSFVFRNKRPFHPERWMLYLQQEFPHNIIRSKGLFWMADKPHEAYNFSQAGGSSRLEGAGVWWTSMPFAERIKYPDYLENKDYIENKWDKRFGDRLNELVFIGQDMDKEQILKDLETCLTTDQELFAFQL, from the coding sequence ATGAATAAGAAATTACCTGTTACAGTTTTAAGTGGTTTTCTTGGAAGCGGGAAAACCACTTTGCTTAACCATATTTTACATCATAAAGAGAACTTAAAAGTTGCGGTGATAGTAAATGATATGAGTGAAGTAAATATTGACGCCCGTCTGGTTAAAAACGAGGCTACTTTATCTAGAACAGAAGAGAAATTGGTGGAAATGAGTAATGGCTGTATTTGTTGCACCTTACGGGAAGATTTGATGATTGAGGTAGAAAAACTGGCTAATGAGGGTAAATTTGATTACCTACTGATAGAAAGTACGGGTATTTCTGAGCCTATACCTGTAGCGCAAACCTTTACTTTTAAGGATGAGGAGAAGGGGATAGACCTCTCACGCTTTAGTTATATAGATCAAATGATTACCGTGGTTGATGCCTATAATTTCTTTAAAGATTTTGGAACATCAGAACTATTGAAAGATAGGCAGCTTACCGAAATGGAGGATGACAACCGTACCATCGTAAACTTATTGACCGACCAAATTGAGTTTGCTAATACCATCATTTTAAATAAGGTAGATTTGGTTAAACCTGCTGATGTAGCATTGCTAAAAGCTTTAATCAATAAACTTAATCCCGATGCCGGTGTGATAGAAACCGTATTTTCTAAAGTCAACATTCATGATATTTTGTATACGCATCAATTTGATTTTGAGAAGGCATCCTCATCTGCCGGATGGCAAAAAGAATTAGAACAAGAGCACATCCCGGAAACGGAAGAATATGGTATCAGTTCTTTTGTTTTTAGAAATAAAAGGCCTTTTCATCCAGAAAGATGGATGCTTTACCTGCAACAAGAGTTTCCGCATAACATCATCAGGTCTAAGGGTTTGTTTTGGATGGCCGATAAACCTCATGAAGCTTATAATTTTTCACAGGCTGGTGGCTCTTCTCGTTTAGAGGGCGCTGGTGTATGGTGGACAAGTATGCCTTTCGCAGAGCGTATCAAATATCCCGATTATTTGGAGAACAAAGATTATATAGAAAATAAATGGGATAAAAGGTTTGGAGACCGCTTAAATGAGTTGGTTTTTATTGGTCAAGATATGGATAAGGAACAGATTTTAAAAGATCTGGAAACTTGCCTCACTACAGACCAAGAATTATTTGCTTTTCAGCTTTAA